TCAGCTGGTCCGCAAATGCTTGCTGCCGACTGTCAGTATGGAAATGGATTCTCAGGGGGTTTTTAAGCCTACCTCTAGCTCCTGCGCTAGCTCGTATATCTCACTGCCTTCTTCATTATAGAAATACGCGTTGTTCCATAGCAGCTTCGACTTCTCCTCAAAGGCACTCCAGGACTTGAAATCGCTCACTCCTGTcgcgtcgcctcggccgtgcACGCCCTTGACCATTTTCTGTAGCTTCTTGAGCGAGAGCGGGTCCGAGATGACCTTGTAATAGTCTTTCAAGGCCCGAGGAGGCAGGTTGTGAAATGGCTCAAAGTAACCCTCGTAGCTATAAAATTGTTCGTGAGCTATTATGTCGAGCTGACGGGGTAATGGTGGGGTGCCTACTCTGGCTCTTGCCAACGCAACAGCTCCTCAACGAGCTTTTCCTGGGCTTGCTGAAAGCTGAGCCCCTTGTACGGAACGTTCTCGTACTGATGGTCGGGTCGGTTGGAGCTGATGCTCGCGCGTGGGCTGTCTTTGACCTGCGCAACAGAGTTTCTCGAATGGCGGCCCGACTCGCGTCGCTTGAGCACGATggagcgcctcctcgagccgcGGCCAGAGGTCTCTTGCTGTTCCTGTTccgcttcctcttcttccgcTTCCTCTTCACCTTCAGCGTCTACATCCTcttcggcctcgtcggcgtcttcgttttcctcgccatcggcaTCTTCATCGACCTCTTCCCCATCTTCCGGTGGCAACGGCGTGGGCTGCGCTTGATAGCCACGCGTGCCATAGGCAGGGTTTGTCTTGGTCATGTAGTTGCTCAGCGCTTTGCGTACccgctcggcatcgtcgaagATGGAGGACGACCGGGGGTAGAACTCCTTGGCGTTGCAAATCATGCGCTTGAAATAGCTCTCGAGCTCCGCCAGATTCTTGAACTCGCCATTGTTGAGCTTCTCCTCTATCGTCTCGAGGGAGATGGGCATGCGAGTCTTCTTGTAGTACTCTTCGTTTCCTTGACGCGGAAGTAGTTGCTCGAAGTAGGTCGCAACAAGGCGCCCACTGCATTGTCAACAAGGTCAGCATGTTCTTCCGCGAATGGCGTCATTTGACAAGGGCAGGAATTGATGGCGGTACCTCTTATCCGCCGTACGCCGCATCTGCTCCAAAAAGGCCAGGCCGTACGCGGTGGTCGAATCGCGCGATTCGCCTTTACTGAGGTCAAAGTCCTGTCGGGCGCAAGTCAGCAAACTGGGAGATTGAAAAGACTGCACCCAAAGCTTGGTTCGTGGCCC
This region of Purpureocillium takamizusanense chromosome 9, complete sequence genomic DNA includes:
- a CDS encoding uncharacterized protein (EggNog:ENOG503NYMK~COG:B~COG:K) gives rise to the protein MDSKRKANSAAASDSDDRSSKRRKVSDFDLSKGESRDSTTAYGLAFLEQMRRTADKSGRLVATYFEQLLPRQGNEEYYKKTRMPISLETIEEKLNNGEFKNLAELESYFKRMICNAKEFYPRSSSIFDDAERVRKALSNYMTKTNPAYGTRGYQAQPTPLPPEDGEEVDEDADGEENEDADEAEEDVDAEGEEEAEEEEAEQEQQETSGRGSRRRSIVLKRRESGRHSRNSVAQVKDSPRASISSNRPDHQYENVPYKGLSFQQAQEKLVEELLRWQEPDYEGYFEPFHNLPPRALKDYYKVISDPLSLKKLQKMVKGVHGRGDATGVSDFKSWSAFEEKSKLLWNNAYFYNEEGSEIYELAQELEQAFADQLKEAQSVVPEPAQPPKIKLKVGQGTETPTSSKKITIHVGGRGSSAESPAPQSASSPAAPAVNGTMRTSSRLEAARSVSLSAPSPSPSTQAGLKTEDSARATPVVTGPPPPAVPGAYPQAPVPPPQPMAHFAPVVTTYVEPKRLRRKGTSSKDALISRLRLQLHPNMQVEHPNVITLFPHPTELQQSGTVNLPPHYNRLFIVVRLPEFLYDRQYSLWVLINKQPLKPVMQPLPGQLREERAFEVGLHHGVNVIEAHLIAAIPRDEREPGGPDAELEVFTVFANIMRT